Genomic window (Streptomyces yatensis):
GGTCACCGCGGTGCGCGTCGGTTCCGTCTCGGCAGGTGTCACGAGGGTGATCAGGACGTCCTGGGCGTCGATGATCAGGTGGCACACCAGGTCCCGTACGAGCCAGCCGGCACAGCCGGAGGGCCGGGCGAAGTCCTCGTCCGGGAGCTCGGCGACCGCCGTGCGCAACGCCGTCCACGAGCGTGAGAAGAGATCCACGGCCGCAAGCTAGCAGCGCCCGGCCCGCCCGGCGAGCGATTTCTCCCCCGGCCACGCACGCTGGGTCCGGGCCCGCGAACGGGGGATCAGCGGGGCGTCGGCGGGTTCCGCCGGGCGGACTTCGGCGGCGGTCTCCCTGTCCGTCACCGGCTCCGGTGGTCCGCCACCAGATGGTCCGCGGGCGGGGCCGCCGCGGCCGTGGGCTCCGCTTCCGCACCCTGCCGCGCCGGACGATGCGGTGATTCCTCGGCGAACACCACGGACTGCGCACCGTCATGCCCGCCGTTCCCGCGTGTGTCACCACGGTGGTGTTCGTCGCTCCCGCGGTCGGTGGCCGGGTCGCCGAGCGGTCCGCGGACACCGCCGACGAGAGCGAATCCGTACAGGGCTGAACCGCGTGCCCCGACTATCCGCCGGTCATGTGTCGTAGTGGCGGACGTCGTCGAGGTATTCGCGGGCCCGCGCCTGGACGAGCGGGGGCAGTTCACCGGCGGCCAGATCCGCGAAGGTGGTCTTCTCCAGCACCTGCCGCAGACTCGCCCGCACCGCGCGCCACACATCGGGGAGCACCGCCGCCGCTCCCGGGTACTCCAGACCGCTGAGGCCCACATCCCGTACGTTGGCCAGCGGGCCGTCCATGGCGCGGATCGCGTCGGCGAGGGTGATCTCCTTCGCCGGGCGCGCCAGCAGATATCCGCCTTCAGGGCCCCGCACACTGCGCACCAGATGGGCCAGGCGCAGCTCCCGCAGGATGCCGAAGAGGAAACGCAGTGGAATGTCCTGCCGGGTCGCCACCTGCTCGGCGGTCAGGGGTGAGCCCTCCGCGGCCGCCAGTTCGGCCATCGCCCGGACGGCATAGTCCGACTTGGCTGTGATCCGCACCTGGGCAAGTTATCACGCACGTCCGTTTCATGGGCCGAGGCACCAAACCACCGGCTTGGGCACCGGCCTCCGGCCAAGGGCTCACCGCCGTTCTTCCATCAGTTCACCAAGTTCATTGAATTGGTACACTTAGCTGGCTACGGTACCGGTTGCGTGAGCGGGGCACCGGTTCTGCTCGGCCGCCGGTTCCCGGGAAGCAGGAGGTATCACATGGCATCGCCAGAGCCGTGTACGACGTCAGGGCCGTGTACGAGGACCGTCGCCATCGTGGGCGCGGGCGCCGCCGGTGCGCTGGTGGCGATCCAGCTCTGCGAGACCGCGGCCCGCCGCCGTACCCCGTTCGAACTCCTGCTGATCGACCCGGCCCCGGAGGCGGGGCGCGGCATCGCCTATTCCACCCTCGACCCGCGCCACCGCCTCAATGTGCCCGCGGGCAAGATGAGCTGCTACCCCGACGACCCAGGACACTTCGTGCGGTGGCTGTGCCGCCACGGCGAACCGGGCGTACGCGGCGGCGACTTCGCGGAGCGCTACCGCTACGGCGCCTACCTCGCCGACACCCTCGGGCGGGCGATCATGGCGGCGCAGGGCGTGGTCACGGTCCGCCGGCTGCGCACCCGCGCCACCGGCTGCCGCTGGACCACCCTCCCCGGCGGGGACCCGACGGCCCGGCTGGAGCTCGCCGACGGCCGCACCGTCGACGCGCACCGCGTGGTGCTGGCCACCGGGCCCTCCCGCGCGAACGCCGAATGGGCGCCGGAGGCCCTGCGCGGCAACGACCGCTTCATCGCCGACCCCTGGGCGCCGGGCGCCCTGGACGCCGCCCTCGGCCAGGGCGACAAGGAGGATGTCCTCCTCGTCGGCACCGGGCTGACCTCGGTGGACATCGCCATGACGCTCGACCGTCCCGGCCGCACGGTGCACACCGTCTCCCGTGGCGGACGGCTGCCGCAGGCGCATGCCGTGGACCCGCTGCCCGCCGCCGCGTGTACGACACCACTGCACGGCCTGTCCCTGCCCGCGCTGCGCGCCGCGGTACGTCAGCACATCGGCCGCGTCATGCGGACCCACGGCGACTGGCGGCCCGCGGTGGACGGGCTGCGCCCGGTCACGGCCGAGATCTGGACGTCGATGTCCCTCGAGGAGCGGGCCGAGTTCGTGGCACAGTACGGCTCCTTGTGGAACACCCACCGCCACCGTATGTCCCCGGCCACGGCGGAGGCGGTGGCGCGCATGCGCCGCACCCGGCGGATGCGGACGTACCAGGGGCGGCTGGCCGCCGCCTCGGCGCGGCCCGACGGCTCCCTGACGGTCTCCCTCACCACCGGCGACGGCCCGCGAACACTGCCCGTGGGCTGGGTGGTGGACTGTACGGGGCCGGGTCTGCGGCTGTCGGACACGGCCGACCCGCTGTGGCGGAGCCTGCTCGACCAGGGCGCCGCGATGCCCGGCCCGCTGAGCATGGGCGTCGCCACCGACGACGGACGGTTGCACGGCGCCGACGGCGGCACCACACGCCCGCTGTGGACCCTCGGCGCCCCCCGCCGTGGCGAGTTGTGGGAGACGACCGCCATCCCGGAGATCCGCGCGCAGGCCGCCACCGTCGCCGAGGCCGTCCTCGACCCGTGGACGGCCCCCGCCCTCCCCGCCGGTGGCGGCTCCGCCCGGCGCCGGACACGTCGGCCCACGGACGCCTCCGGTTTCCCCCTCAGTACGCACGCGGCCGCCGCCACCGCCTACCGCCTCGGAGTGGACCGGCTGCTGAAGGTCCGGGCCGGGGCCCCGCAGGCGCTCCGCCGCTCCGTGGCGCTCGACCCCGGATTCGCCGTCGGCCATGCCGCGCTCGCGCTCATCGGGCATGAGTGCGGGGCCGACGTGGACGTCTCCCGTGCCCTGGCCGATGCCCGGCGCGCGGTGCGCGAACGGGCCGATGACTACGAGCGCTCCTTCGTCGACGTCGTCTCCCGCCGTGTCCTGCACACGCCCGCGGACGGCGACGCCGCCCTCCTGCGCCACCTGGGGGAGTACCCGGGCGATGCGCTGGCGCTCGCCGTCGCGGTGCCCACCATCGCCTTCTCCGGTCTGCGCGACCTCGACGGCACCACCGCGCTGCGCGTGGTCGAGCGGACCGCCCCGGCGCACGGGGAGAGCTGGTTCCACACGTCCCTGCTCGCCTTCATGCGGCAGGAGGAGGGGCGTTACGACGAGGCCGGAGCCCTGGCCGAACAGGCCCTGGCCGCCGAACCCGCCTCCGGGCACGCGATGCACGCCCTGGCCCATGTGCACTATGAGCGCGGCGACCACGAGGCGGGCCGTGAGCGACTGCGGCGATGGCTGGCCCACCAGGGCCGGGGTGGTACCCACCGCGCCCACTTCTCCTGGCACGCCGCCCTGCATGAACTCGCCCTCGAGGACACGGTGGCGGTCCGCCGCCGGTGGGCGGAGCAACTGTCCCCCGGGAAGGTGGACGGGGTCCGCGCCCTGGTCGACTCCGGTTCGCTGCTGTGGCGGGCCCGGCTGGCGGGCGCGTGGCAGGGGCCGTTCCCGATCGGCGACGTCCTGGACACGGCTCCCGTGGACGTCCTGGAGCGTCCGGCCACCGCGTTCGTCGCCCTGCACGCCGCCATCGCCCTCACCGCCGCGGGCGACCTGCCGGGATTGGGGCGGCTGCGGGTCCACGCCCTGCGCGCCGATGAGGTGCAGCGGAGTGTCATCGCCCCGCTGTGCACGGCGTTCGAGGACATCCTCGAAGAACGCTGGACCGAGGCGGTGCGCGGTTTGGAGCGGCTGCTGCCACGGCTGCCCGGTGTCGGTGGCAGTGCGGCGCAGCGTGAGATCGTCGAGGAGACACTGCTGTTCGCGCTGGTGTCCGCGGGGCGTTGCGATGCGGCCCGGGGCCGTCTGGAAGAGCGGCTGGACCGCCGTTCGTCACCCCACGACCGGCGGCGGCTGACCGCCCTCTCGTCCTGAACTCCCTTTCGGCCTGGGCCACTTGTTCTTCAGACCGTTTTCGCGTCCGGCTGTCGTGGTGTCCTGGCCGCCGGACGCCGCGGTGCGGGCCCGGCCGGTGAGGCGGTGACGTCGGCGGGGATGACAGTGGACCAGACCACATCCGTTCGATGTCTTGACCGTGAACGGACAGACGGTATGGTCTAGACCTAGTGCGGAGCGGTCTCGTGGCCGCCTTTGCGGTCCATGGAGCGTTCCGTCGCAGCCACCCCCCACATCCCCCCACATCCTGACCTTCGGTAAGGGCTTCCCGTCCGGCGTGGCGCCCTCACCGCTAAGGAGTTGGCATGAACATGAAACGCAGGGTGTCCGTCTTCGTCGGCGCGGGTATAGCGCCTCTGATCGCGCTGAGCCTCCCGGCGGGCGAGGCAAGCGCGCACGGCTACATCTCGAACCCGCCGAGCCGTCAGGCACAGTGCGCCGCCGGAACCGTGGCCTGCGGTGACATCAAGTACGAGCCGCAGAGCGTCGAAGGCCCCAAGGGCCTGACGAGCTGCAGCGGTGGCAATTCGCGGTTCGCCGAACTCGACGACGACAGCAAGGGCTGGGCCGTCACGCCGGTCCCGTCCAAGGCGAGCTTCACCTGGAAGCTGACCGCGCGTCACGCGACCAACACCTGGCAGTACTTCGTCGGCGGTCAGAAGATCGCGGAGATCAACGACGGCGGGGCGCAGCCGGGCGAGACCGTCACCCACCAGGTCGACTTCGGCGGCCTGAAGGGCAAGCAGAAGGTTCTCGCGGTCTGGAACATCGCGGACACCTCCAACG
Coding sequences:
- a CDS encoding RrF2 family transcriptional regulator, whose amino-acid sequence is MRITAKSDYAVRAMAELAAAEGSPLTAEQVATRQDIPLRFLFGILRELRLAHLVRSVRGPEGGYLLARPAKEITLADAIRAMDGPLANVRDVGLSGLEYPGAAAVLPDVWRAVRASLRQVLEKTTFADLAAGELPPLVQARAREYLDDVRHYDT
- a CDS encoding FAD/NAD(P)-binding protein, which produces MASPEPCTTSGPCTRTVAIVGAGAAGALVAIQLCETAARRRTPFELLLIDPAPEAGRGIAYSTLDPRHRLNVPAGKMSCYPDDPGHFVRWLCRHGEPGVRGGDFAERYRYGAYLADTLGRAIMAAQGVVTVRRLRTRATGCRWTTLPGGDPTARLELADGRTVDAHRVVLATGPSRANAEWAPEALRGNDRFIADPWAPGALDAALGQGDKEDVLLVGTGLTSVDIAMTLDRPGRTVHTVSRGGRLPQAHAVDPLPAAACTTPLHGLSLPALRAAVRQHIGRVMRTHGDWRPAVDGLRPVTAEIWTSMSLEERAEFVAQYGSLWNTHRHRMSPATAEAVARMRRTRRMRTYQGRLAAASARPDGSLTVSLTTGDGPRTLPVGWVVDCTGPGLRLSDTADPLWRSLLDQGAAMPGPLSMGVATDDGRLHGADGGTTRPLWTLGAPRRGELWETTAIPEIRAQAATVAEAVLDPWTAPALPAGGGSARRRTRRPTDASGFPLSTHAAAATAYRLGVDRLLKVRAGAPQALRRSVALDPGFAVGHAALALIGHECGADVDVSRALADARRAVRERADDYERSFVDVVSRRVLHTPADGDAALLRHLGEYPGDALALAVAVPTIAFSGLRDLDGTTALRVVERTAPAHGESWFHTSLLAFMRQEEGRYDEAGALAEQALAAEPASGHAMHALAHVHYERGDHEAGRERLRRWLAHQGRGGTHRAHFSWHAALHELALEDTVAVRRRWAEQLSPGKVDGVRALVDSGSLLWRARLAGAWQGPFPIGDVLDTAPVDVLERPATAFVALHAAIALTAAGDLPGLGRLRVHALRADEVQRSVIAPLCTAFEDILEERWTEAVRGLERLLPRLPGVGGSAAQREIVEETLLFALVSAGRCDAARGRLEERLDRRSSPHDRRRLTALSS
- a CDS encoding lytic polysaccharide monooxygenase auxiliary activity family 9 protein produces the protein MNMKRRVSVFVGAGIAPLIALSLPAGEASAHGYISNPPSRQAQCAAGTVACGDIKYEPQSVEGPKGLTSCSGGNSRFAELDDDSKGWAVTPVPSKASFTWKLTARHATNTWQYFVGGQKIAEINDGGAQPGETVTHQVDFGGLKGKQKVLAVWNIADTSNAFYACIDVNVGG